A stretch of DNA from Acidobacteriota bacterium:
GTTTGAGAGATCTTGTCAAGTGTATTTGGTTCTTTTTGAGTTATTTGTAAAGAGTTCTTCTCAAGGTTTTTGCAGACTGAAATACCTGGGTTTGGTCTACTGACTACTGACTACTGACTTATCAACTACTGACTACTGACTACTGACTTATCAACTACTGACTACTGACTTATTTTAATTGTTCTGCCCGTGCAGTTTCAGGACTTCAAACACGATGTCGGCTGATTGATAGAAATCATCAATCGACATGTATTCTTTGACCGTGTGGATGTTATGCATTCCGGTGCCAAGATTGGCGCATTCGATCCCTTTGCGATTAAAGATGTTTGCGTCACATCCACCACCAGTGGGTAACGGTTCGCAATCGTGCCCGAGATTGTGTGCTGCCTGTTTGACCAGTTTGACAATCATCGAATCATCGGCCAGGTCCATGCGGTGATAGTCGCGCTCAATGTGTTTCTCAAGCCGGGCTTTGACTGTGTGTCCATCACTGGTCACTTCGTGGTGGGACACCGCTCGTTCCAGGCATTCAACCATGTGTGCCGTCTGGGTTTCGAGTTTGTCGTCATTGTGGCTCCGCGCTTCACAGTACAGGTCCACCCGGTTGGGGACGACGTTGACCGCGACCCCGCCATTGATGGTGCCGATGTTGGAGGTTGTCTCGTGGTCAATGCGTCCAACCTTCATTTCGGCAATGGCTTCGGAGGCAATCTTGATAGCGGAGATGCCTTTTTCCGGGCAGACGCCGGCGTGGGCTTCAAGGCCGTAAATGGTAAACCGCATTCGGTTTGAAGACGGTGCTTTCGTGATTAAATGACCAGGGTCGTCGCTATCAAGCACCAGTCCGAATTTGGCGCTCACCCGATCAATTTCGCAGTTTTTTGCACCGAGTAACCCGACCTCTTCGCAAATGGTAAAGACGATTTGAAGATCGCTGTACGGAATATTCTGTTCCTGAAGCGTGCGGATACATTCCACAATAATTGAGCATCCGGTTTTGTCGTCGCCACCAAGTACCGTTGTTCCATCCGTGCGAATGATGTTGCCTTCTCGAATCGGCTTCACCCCTTTTCCTGGGACAACTGTATCCATATGCGAGGAAAGGAAGAAAGGCGGAGCATTTGGGTTGGTGCCCTTGAAATGGACAATGACATTGCCAGTATTTCCACCCACTTTTTCACCGGCATGGTCAATGTAGACCGTTCCTCCCAAAGCTTCACAGTCAGCCTTGAGTTTCATTGCCACATCGTGTTCTTCGCGTGAGTGGCTATCAATTTGGATGAGTTCCAAAACGTGATTGAGCATGCGTTCGCGATTGATCATAAGCGGAGGAATTCCTTTAAAGAGGTGAAAGGTGAATTATGCCGGGTTCAGGGTTCAGGGGTTTCGGATTTGGTTTTGTTTGGGTTTTCGCCGCCTCGCGGTGGCTGAATTGAGGCAGGTCGTTCACGGCCTGGTCGAGGATGCAGCAACCGTTCAACCGGGCAACCGCCAATCAGGTGGTCCTCGATGATTTGTGGGGCGTCTTCAAGTGTGACGCCAGCATACCATGTTCCTTCCGGATAGGTGACAATCGTTGGGCCGTGTTCACATTGGGCCAGGCAGCCAGATTTGTTGACACGGATTTTTTCGTGTAGCCCGGCCTTTTTCATGCCGGTTCGCAATTCCTGCCAGATGGCTTCGCTGCCGTGTGTTGGGCAGACTTTTCCGAAAACACAGACAAAGACATGTTTTTCAAAAAGACTCATAATCTGTGAAAACACCGTCGGTCAAAGTAAACTGGTTGAATCGGGATGCACCTTTGGAAAAAACCCGTGATTGGCGCACCAAGAAGAGTTTGTTTCAGTACCGAAATTTGTATAGATTAGCAAGGCTTCCTGAGAAGTTCCGGGCGAGAACCTGGAAGATTTTAAAAGCATACCCTGTTTTTTCAGCCAGTACTTCAAAAAGTGTTTCTTAAACCCTGAATTGATGTTCGATGACATTCTATGGCGAATCAAAAAGACCAACCACCCATTTTTCGAGCGAAACGCAGATTGCCTGATTCACCCTTGCGGATTGATCCTCTGGATTTACCAGCCCGACCACCTAGTTTGAAAGTCAAACCAAAGTCAGTTCCAGTTGAGGAAAAAACGGAAGGAGCCTTGGAGGTTCGCACAAAGCCGGAAGAAACTGCTTTAGCAGATCCGCTTGAAAACCGTCAAGATCTTGCGAAGAAAACATCCAAAGTCAAATGGGGTGTTGGAATTGGGCTGGCATTAGGGGCTGCCACCGTCGGTGGGTTTTTACTCTTTCGAATGCTCAACCGCATGAAGGTCGAGGGATTGGAAAACATTCCTGAGTCGCACGAAAACGTGCTCTATTGCCCAAATCATTCTTCGTTGCTCGATAACTTTGCGCTGGGGGTTGGGCTCTACATCCCACGCATGTTTTTCAACCCGGAGTACATTCCGATCAATCTGGCGGACCGCAAAAACTTCTTTGGTGATCCTGCCTCACGTCGGTTCAAAGATCGGGTCTTGCGCATCCTCGGTGAATATTTCTTCAAGAATTTGCGCACCTTTCCAGTTGACCGGGGCAAAGGTGGCCTGGAGCAGGTTGAACAGTGGGTGGAAATGCTCAAGTCCAATATCGTGATTGTGTTTCCGGAAGGAACACGCTCGCGCACCGGAGAAATCGGACGCGGAAAAGCTGGGGTTGGCAAAATGATTTGTGATGCCCGCCCAACTGTGGTGCCGATTCGGTTGATTGGGACCGATGAAGTTCTGGGCGTCGGAACCCTGGTGCCCAACGTGTTTCGAACCGTGCGAATAGTGATTGGAAAACCACTCAATCTCGATGAGTTAATGCCGGATCCGCTCCCCGAAGATCCAAAGGAACAACTTGATTATTACCGTGGGGTTGCCAATCGAGTGGTCGAAGCAATTCGGAACTTGACCCCTGGCCAAAAACTCCCGTTTGACCGGCACGAGTAGGAATGAAGAATGAAGAAACCATCAAGTGGTTAGTGGTTAGTGGTCAGTGGTTAGAAATCAATATTTTCGAAGAAGCACCAGTCACCAACCACTAACCACTAACCATTAACCACTAACCACTCATCACATTCTTCATTATGATCCTGTATCTGGTTGGGTTTATGGGAAGCGGCAAATCTACGATTGGGAGCGCTTTGGCTGAAAAGTGGCAGGTTCCACTCATTGATCTGGATGCTGAAATTATTCGGACTGCCGGGTGCTCAATCCCGGAAATATTTGAACGCGAAGGCGAATTGGGATTTCGTCACCGTGAACGGGACGCGCTCCAGGCGGTTTGTTCAACCAGAATGACCCGTAACCCGTCACTTCGTCGTCAGCCGGAGTGCATTATTTCACTCGGCGGCGGGGCGTTTATCCAGGAGGCCATTCGCCAGCAGATTGCCCGCACTGGTATTTCCATCTGGCTGAAAGCTGATTTTGAAACCTGTGCGGCGCGATTGCGGGAAGCCACTGACCGACCCCTTTTTCAATCACCGACGACGGCTCGCCGTTTATTTGATTCCAGATTGCCGGTTTATGCGCTGGCAGACATTCATATTGAAACCAGTGGACAACTCATTTCCGCCATTTGCGGTCAGATTGAGCAGGCGCTCCAATTACAATAGCTCCATAATTTTGGCTCAAAGAATTCAGAATTCACCCTTCATTCTCCTCATCACTGGTTTGACCGATAGCACAATGGGTGATCGTTGTACTAAAATTTTCCCCTCAACCTACATTGAAGTAAAGGAATAGGGCTCACCTTACATGAAGTTATCCACGCCTTTGACCTCCGCAGTCCTCTTTTCAGTGGTGATGGCACCCTCTGTCACAGCAGCGACTCAAAAGCCAACCAAAACCGCATCGCCAATCCAGCGCCCAACGCCGGAAGCCCCGACGCCACGTGAACAGCGGATGCGTTCGTATCTGCTCTATCTGCAGGCACGTGATTATGAAGCCCAGGGCGATTACCCCAAAGCCATCAACGCCTACAAGGAAATCATTCAACTTGACCCACAGGCAGCCGCTCCCCATATTTCGCTCAGTGAGATTTATTTTCAAAACCGCAATTTAAAGGATGCTGAAACCGAAGCCCGTCAGGCAGTGTCGCTGGAACCTGAAAATCCGGCTGGTCGGCGGTTACTAGGCAATATTCTGGCGGTTCAGTCGTTGTCAGGTGTGCTGAACAAAGAAAAAGTCAATGAAGCGATTCTCCAGTTTCAGGAAGTTGCCCGATTGGATAAAGCTGATCCAGAAGTCTATCGAATTATGGGACGGCTCTATCAGGCGACCGGAGACGCTGACAAAGCGATTGAACATTTCCAGAAATTGATGGGAAGCGGGGTTGCCAAAGGCCCGGATTTTGAACTGATGGCCCGGCTCTATTATGAAAAAGGCCGATATCGCGATGCCGCTCAGGTGGCGCGTCAGGCATATATTTTAAGCGATCAAAATCTGCGACTGGGCGCGTTGCTGGCTCAATCGTTGCTTCGTTCTGGGCAAACCACCGAAGCGCTTGAAGTCTATCAGCAGATTTTAACCGATAACCCCAACCAGCCTGAATTGCTGCTTGATTATGCCGAAACCCTGATGCTGGCCGGAAAATACCCGGAAGCGCTGCAAGGTGCCCAGAAAATCCTGGAAATGGATCCGACCAACGTTCAGGCGTTGAGCATTCTGGCCCAAACCCAGCGCCGGAGCGGACGACGCGAAGAAGCCGTCAAAGTACTGGAACAGGCACTCAAAGGTCAGGATGTGACCGAAAGCCTGCAGTTGCAGTTTGAACTGGCCGAAACACTGATTGAACTGGGTCGGGTCGAGGATGGCGTCAAAGCCTATCAACGAGCGCTCAATGCATTATTGAATCCGGACGGAACCGTAGGCGAACGCGATAAACGCAATGCTGGCGTTATTTTACGACGCATTGCCATGGCCTATCGTGATGCTGATCAACGGGCCAAGGCGGTCGAAACCTTTGCCTATATGCGCAAAGTTCTGGGCGACAAAGACACGCTGCCGGATGCGATGGAAATTGATCTGTTGCGTTCTGAAGGCAACCACGCGGAAGCCTTGAAAATTGCCCGTGATGCCCAAAAACGATTCCCAACTGATCGTCAGTTTAAGTACCTGGAAGCCTTTTCATTGTCCAAGTTAGGTGAAGTAGACAAGGCGGTTGAACTTTTAGAGAAGTTGCTTGGCAGCAATGCCGAAGATGCTGATGTGTACCAGACACTTGGTTCGCTTCTGATGGAGGTTGGGCGGTTGGAGGAAGCTGAAAAATCAGCCCGTCGTGCCCTGCAATTTGACCAGAAAAACACCGAATCCCTGGTCTTGCTGAGTTCAATCCAGGACCGGCGCAAGATGTACAAGGAATCAGAAGAGACATTGCGGCAGGTTCTGGCGATTGACCCCGATAACCCAACGGCTTTGAACAATTTGGGGTATTTTCTCACTGAACGCGGCGAAAAACTCGACGAAGCACTCCTCTTGATCCAGCGCGCGGTCAATATTGACCCAACCAACAGTTCTTTCCTGGATAGCCTTGGCTGGCTCTATTTCAAACGCAACCAGTATGATCAGGCCCGTCAGTACATCGAACAGGCGATTGGGTACGATGGCCGAAGCGCCACCCAGCACGATCATCTGGGCGATGTCTATGAGAAGCTTGGAAAGCTGGATCTGGCACGTGAAATGTGGAAAAAAGCAGTTGATATGGCGACAGACCCGGCTGAAATCGAGCGGATCAAAACCAAATTGAATGCGTCACAAGCCAGCCAGAAAAGTCCAAATAAGTGACAATCAAAATTACTCCGTTGCGGAAAAGCCGGTTTTCGCCCGGATGGGCGACGGAAAGTAGCCGGTGGGCAGCCTGCTTTGGGGCGCACGCACCGGATGCGGACCGCGAGGCGGTGATCCGGTGGTAGCTCGCCGTAGCCGAGCGACCACCAGCTACTATCCATCGTCCTCCGGACGGGGAATATCCAACCCAGGTGATCTTTCCGCAACGGAGTGCATTCTTAATTCCTTCCTTGACTGGGCGAAATAGTCCGAACCAGGAATTTTCGGATCTCTTCCAACACTAGCAACACGACTGGCAATGCCGCCAAAAAGAGCCAGTGTGAACCACTGAGCGGTGCTGTGCCAAAGACGTGAGCCAGCGGCGGCAGGTAAATCATCGCCAGCAAGAGTCCCAGCTCGACCGCAACCCCTCCGAGCAAAAAGCGGTTCCTCAACAATCCCAGTTTCAAAACCGATTGACTTGAACTCCGGCAGGCAAAGACATTTCCAACCTGTCCGGCCACAATTCCAGCCAGTGTCATGGTGGTGGCCAGCGTGTAAACCAGTCCGCTGTTTTCCATTGGCATTCCAGGACGCCAGCCAGCCAGAGAGTACACCCAAAAGAATCCAACAAAACCAAACGCCGCTTCGATCATGCCGAACCACAGGTAGGCCCGAATGAGTGTTGAAATATTGAGTAGTCGTTCCTGCCGTGAGCGCGGAGGCCGGTGCATCGTGTCGGATTCTGGTGGCTCGGCACCGAGTGCAATTGCTGGCACTAAATCTGTGCCAATATCAATTGCCAGAACCTGCATAATCGTCAACGGAAGCGGAATTCGAAAGAGAATAAAGGCAACAAAGGGCATCATTTCGGCGCTGTTGCTGGCAAAGATATAGGTCACAAATTTCCGAACGTTTTCATACACGGCCCGTCCTTCGCGGATGGCTTCGATGATACTGGCAAAGTTGTCATCGGCCAGAACGATATCTGCCGCTTCGCGAGCCACATCGGTGCCATTCATTCCCATGGCCACCCCAATGTCGGCCCGTTTGAGCGCCGGGGCATCATTGACCCCATCACCTGTGACGGCAACGACTTCTCCGCGCTGCTGAAAGGCTTCGACCAGCCGGAGTTTATGTTCCGGTGTGGCACGAGCAATCAACACATTGGGGTTATCAAGCAGGTGAAGCAGTTCTGGTTTCGACGTGTGGTCAAGCTGGTCGCCAGTGATGACTTGAACTTCGCCTTGATACATCCCAATTTCCTGGGCGATGGCGGCGGCAGTCAGACCATTGTCACCTGTGACCATGACGACCTGAATCTGTGCCTCTCGACAGGCGGCTAATGCTGCGGGGACTTCCGGACGTGGAGGATCCTCCATCGCCAGCAGCCCCAAAAATGTCAGATCTGATTCGACTTCTTCAACTTGCCATTCTTCCGCCGACTGGTTTACGGAGGTAAGTTCGCGAATGGCAACCCCAAGCAGGCGCAGGCCACGGCGGGCCATTGTGTCGTGAATTGCCTGAATGGTTTGTCGCTGTGCCTCATCAAATGGGCGTGTTGCACCATTCCAGCGAATTTTTGAACTACGGACCATCAACTCGCTGGGCGCCCCTTTAACGCAGGCAACCGGCTGTCCATCAACCTGGTGGATGATCGTCATGCGTTTGCGAGTCGAATCAAACGGAAGTTCAACCAGCCGGGGCCAGGTGGCCAGTTTTTCTTCCGTCATTCCAACTTTGGCCGCTGCCACCAGGATCGCGGCTTCCATCGGGTCGCCAATGATGCTCCAGTGAGGTCGTTCCGCGCTGGGGGGTACCAGCCGGGCATCACAGCAGAGCGCCGCCGTTCTGAGGAGTTCAAGCACGGTTGATTCGTGGCCGGAAGGTTCAACCACACCTTCGATTCCGTACCCAACACCGCTGATTGTAAAGTGAGTGCCGCCGGTCCACACTTCACGGATCGTCATTTCATTTTCGGTCAGCGTGCCGGTTTTATCCGTCAGAATCACCGTGGTGGCACCAAGGGTTTCAACCGCTGAGAGACGTTTGACCAGAGCATTGCGCTGGGCCATCCGCCGTACGCCAAGGGCCAGTGCCAGCGTTAGCGTCGGAAGGAGTCCTTCCGGGACGTTGGCGACAATAATGCCCACCGCAAAGAGAAAGCCTTCAATCGGGCGCAATCCCCCGACCAGCGTACCGACCAGGAAAAAGAGCACTCCAAACCCAACTGCGAGAATGGTCACCACGGTCGTGACTTTCTGGAGTTCCTGTTGCAATGGGCTCAGGCGTTCATCTTGAGCCTGGGTAAGCTGGGCAATGTGTCCAAATTCCGTCGCCGCCGCCGTGGCAAAGACCACGGCTTCGCCGTACCCGCTGACAACCGATGTTCCGGCAAATACCAGGTTCGGCAAAAGGATACCTGTTTTTCCACTGGTTTCAGCACTTTCAATACTGCGTGGGACGGGACGTGATTCACCAGTCAATGAGGAAGCGTCAATCCGCAGCCGTTCTGCCTTGAGCAGCCGGGCATCAGCCGGAATTGCTTCGCCTTCGGTCAGAATGAGGATGTCTCCGGGAACAATTTCAGTCGTGCTGATGCGTTGTTCTGTTCCATCTCGCCGGACAGTCACCTGATGCGGCAGGAGCGCGGCCAGGGCTTCAGCCGCCCGTTCAGCCTGGAATTCCTGCCAGAAACTGAACAGTCCATTGACGATGATGACAATAACAATGGCCCAGGCCAGTTGGGGCATTCCGGCCACCCAGCTCAAGGCAGCACCCGCCCAGAGCAGGAGTGCAAACAGGTGAATAAAATTTTTGGAGAGTTCGACATACCACGGAGATTTGGCAACGTGGGGCAGGGAATTAAAACCGTGGAGTTGAAGTCGCCGGGTCGCTTCATCGGTGCTCAGTCCATCTGGTGTAGCCCCCAGTTTTGACAATGCCTCCTCTGGAGCACATTGCGCCCAGTATGCGGAACCGACTTTGGCAGCAGGGGGGAGATGAGCAACATGCATAAACCATTAGGGGTTCAGGGTTCAGGGTTCAGGGTTCAGGGGCATAAACGCCAGGATAAGGATCGGAGTCCCGCAGGGACGGCATTCAATAGCCGGGGTGCGTCAGCCCCCGGTCCCGGTCAGGTCAAGATCTAAGCCCTGCAAGGGCGACATATAAAGACAAGCGGACCATTCAAATTTTCCTTATCCTGGCGCTTATGGGGTTCAGGGTTCATGGTTCAGGAAGTACCAACTTTTTATAGCCTTTCGTCAAGAGGGAGTAGCTCGCTAAGTCTATTGAGTTGAGTAATTTGACTAACGGTGAATCTGGCGGATCAATGAAACAATACTGCTTTTTCTGGTGAAATGATACACCCATGAAAAAAGGCGTTACCCATCACTTTAAGTAAAAGAATGATGAGCAACGCCAAATGAACCAATCAAAAATTTCGAAAACCCCGAACCCCGAACCCCGAACCCCGAACCCCGAACCCCGAACCCCGAACCCCGAAATTTAGCTTACTTGTTTTGGTCACCTTCACCACTCTGGGTCAGCAGTTTGGCGACCAACCCCGTCCATCCGGTCTGGTGGCTGGCACCAATTCCGCGACCGCTGTCGCCGTGAAAATATTCATAGAATAAAATCAGGTTTTGCCAGTGAGGGTCGGTCTGGAATTTCTCCATCTCCGGCATGTCGTATACTGGTCGCCGGCCTTTTTCATCTTTGAGGAAGATGCGTGTCAGACGGCGGGAAAGCTCCACGGAAACTTCCCACAGGTTGAGCTGATTGCCCGAACCGGTTGGAAATTCGACTTTGAAATCGTCTCCGAAAAAGTGGTGAAACTTCTGGATTGATTCAATGATGAGATAGTTGACCGGGAACCAGATTGGCCCACGCCAGTTGGAATTGCCACCAAACAGACCGGTGCTTGATTCAGCTGGATCATAGTCAACCCGGTATTCCTGACCGCCGACCTGAAGCACATAGGGGTCCGTTAAATGAAACCGCGAAACCGAGCGGATGCCGTGTTCGGAGAGGAATTCCGCTTCGTTGAGCATCACTTTGAGCACGCGCCGCAGTTGACTGGCGTTCACAATGGACAGCAATTGCTGGACGATATTGCCTTCTTCATCAACTGAAGAAATATTGCGTTGCAGTTCTGGACGATTTTTGACAAACCAGTCCATGCGTTTGTGGAAGCCGGGAAGTTGTTTGAGCCAGTCAGCTTCCATGGATTGCGCTGCAAAGAGCGGAATCAGGCCAACCATGGACCGAACCCGAAGTTTGAAATGCCGGCCATCGGGAAGCTGGAGGACGTCATAAAAGAACCCATCCTTTTCGCTCCACAACTCAATGTCTTCATTGCTGATGTGATTCATGGCATTGGCAATGTAGAGGAAGTGCTCATAAAACTTGCTCGCTACGTCTTCATAGGCCATGTTGTCGTGCGCCAGTTCGAGGGCAATCGCCAGCATGTTGAGGCAGTACATACCCATCCAGCTTGTCGCGTCTGATTGTTCGAGGTGGCCACCGGTCGGCAAAACGGCGCTCCGGTCAAAGACCCCAATGTTGTCCAGCCCCAGGAAGCCGCCTTGAAAGACGTTGTTGCCTTCGGCGTCTTTGCGGTTGATCCACCACGTGAAGTTCAACAAAAGTTTCTGGAACACCCGCTCCAGAAAGCGCCGGTCGCCAACGCCGCGAATCCGCTTTTCGATCTTGTACACGCGCCAGGCAGCCCAGGCGTGGACGGGCGGGTTGACATCGTCAAAGGCCCATTCATAAGCCGGTAATTGCCCATTGGGGTGCATATACCATTCGCGCAGCATCAGGATGAGCTGTTCTTTGGCAAAATCCGGGTCAATTTGGGCCAGCGGTACGCAGTGGAAAGCCAGGTCCCAGGCGGCATACCACGGATATTCCCACTTGTCAGGCATCGAAATGATGTCTTCGTTATAGAGATGCGCCCAGTTCTTGTTGCGTCCTTTGCGGCGTTCGGCTGGCGGTTTGGGCTGGGTCTGGTCGCCATTGAGCCATTCTTCAATCACATAGTAGAAAAATTGTTTACTCCAGAGCATGCCGGCAAATGCCTGACGCTGCACGTTTTGGGCGTCAACCGAAAGATGCGGCGAAATCAGGTGGCTGTAAAAATCATCGGCTTCCTGTTTGCGGGCGGCCAGGACGTGATCGTGTTCGGCCCCAAGTGGATAGCGGTTGACCTGGTGATCGGTCAGGCGCAGGCTGATGGTTTTGGTTTCACCCGGCTGGATGACCATCTTGTAATGTGGTGAAACCTTGGTGCCAAATTGAGCCGGATTCACCGCCCCGGTGTTGTGATTGACCACATACTCATTGATGCCGTCTTTGACATAGGGGGTCGGATTCTGGGCGTTATAGAGCCGCTGGACGTTAGTATCGTTTTCGGTAAAGAGTAGTTCCGGGCTGTCCTCGCAGTACAACCACCGCTTTCCATAGTAGGGGTGATTGACCTCCACCACACTTGTCGTCCCAACCGGGTCAATTCGGTAGAGTTGTGGTTTTTCCACGTTTGGCTTCCAGGTCCAGGTATTGCGAAACCACAGCACTGGCAGGACATGAATTGGCGCTGGATCCGGACCGCGATTGACCACTGAAATCCGCACGTGCAGATCATCCGCTGCCGCCTTGGCATATTCGACCGTGACATCAAAATAGCGATTTTCATTGAAAATGCCGGTATCAAGCAGTTCAAATTCAGGTTCAGCCCGGCTTCGGTTGCGGTTTTCCTGGATCAATTGCCAGTAAGGAAACGCCGCCTGCGGATATTTATACAGCCATTTCATGTATGAATGCGTCGGCGTCGAGTCGAGATAAAAATAGTATTCCTTGACGTCTTCACCGTGATTGCCTTCCGGTCCGGTCAAACCAAAGAGGCGTTCTTTCAAGATGGGATCGTTTTCATTCCACAAACTGAGCGCAAAGCAAATAAACTGGCGGCGGTCGGAAATTCCCGCCAGCCCGTCTTCGCCCCAGCGATATGCTTTGGAGCGGGCGTGGTCATGGGGGAAGTAGTCCCAGGCCGAACCGTATGGGCTATAGTCTTCACGGACGGTGCCCC
This window harbors:
- a CDS encoding 1-acyl-sn-glycerol-3-phosphate acyltransferase gives rise to the protein MANQKDQPPIFRAKRRLPDSPLRIDPLDLPARPPSLKVKPKSVPVEEKTEGALEVRTKPEETALADPLENRQDLAKKTSKVKWGVGIGLALGAATVGGFLLFRMLNRMKVEGLENIPESHENVLYCPNHSSLLDNFALGVGLYIPRMFFNPEYIPINLADRKNFFGDPASRRFKDRVLRILGEYFFKNLRTFPVDRGKGGLEQVEQWVEMLKSNIVIVFPEGTRSRTGEIGRGKAGVGKMICDARPTVVPIRLIGTDEVLGVGTLVPNVFRTVRIVIGKPLNLDELMPDPLPEDPKEQLDYYRGVANRVVEAIRNLTPGQKLPFDRHE
- a CDS encoding (2Fe-2S) ferredoxin domain-containing protein; the encoded protein is MSLFEKHVFVCVFGKVCPTHGSEAIWQELRTGMKKAGLHEKIRVNKSGCLAQCEHGPTIVTYPEGTWYAGVTLEDAPQIIEDHLIGGCPVERLLHPRPGRERPASIQPPRGGENPNKTKSETPEP
- a CDS encoding cation-transporting P-type ATPase, with product MHVAHLPPAAKVGSAYWAQCAPEEALSKLGATPDGLSTDEATRRLQLHGFNSLPHVAKSPWYVELSKNFIHLFALLLWAGAALSWVAGMPQLAWAIVIVIIVNGLFSFWQEFQAERAAEALAALLPHQVTVRRDGTEQRISTTEIVPGDILILTEGEAIPADARLLKAERLRIDASSLTGESRPVPRSIESAETSGKTGILLPNLVFAGTSVVSGYGEAVVFATAAATEFGHIAQLTQAQDERLSPLQQELQKVTTVVTILAVGFGVLFFLVGTLVGGLRPIEGFLFAVGIIVANVPEGLLPTLTLALALGVRRMAQRNALVKRLSAVETLGATTVILTDKTGTLTENEMTIREVWTGGTHFTISGVGYGIEGVVEPSGHESTVLELLRTAALCCDARLVPPSAERPHWSIIGDPMEAAILVAAAKVGMTEEKLATWPRLVELPFDSTRKRMTIIHQVDGQPVACVKGAPSELMVRSSKIRWNGATRPFDEAQRQTIQAIHDTMARRGLRLLGVAIRELTSVNQSAEEWQVEEVESDLTFLGLLAMEDPPRPEVPAALAACREAQIQVVMVTGDNGLTAAAIAQEIGMYQGEVQVITGDQLDHTSKPELLHLLDNPNVLIARATPEHKLRLVEAFQQRGEVVAVTGDGVNDAPALKRADIGVAMGMNGTDVAREAADIVLADDNFASIIEAIREGRAVYENVRKFVTYIFASNSAEMMPFVAFILFRIPLPLTIMQVLAIDIGTDLVPAIALGAEPPESDTMHRPPRSRQERLLNISTLIRAYLWFGMIEAAFGFVGFFWVYSLAGWRPGMPMENSGLVYTLATTMTLAGIVAGQVGNVFACRSSSQSVLKLGLLRNRFLLGGVAVELGLLLAMIYLPPLAHVFGTAPLSGSHWLFLAALPVVLLVLEEIRKFLVRTISPSQGRN
- a CDS encoding shikimate kinase, producing MILYLVGFMGSGKSTIGSALAEKWQVPLIDLDAEIIRTAGCSIPEIFEREGELGFRHRERDALQAVCSTRMTRNPSLRRQPECIISLGGGAFIQEAIRQQIARTGISIWLKADFETCAARLREATDRPLFQSPTTARRLFDSRLPVYALADIHIETSGQLISAICGQIEQALQLQ
- a CDS encoding glucosidase; protein product: MTQEHKNPSPLQQTAEAKRLEESRNRTAHWKRWGPYVSERAWGTVREDYSPYGSAWDYFPHDHARSKAYRWGEDGLAGISDRRQFICFALSLWNENDPILKERLFGLTGPEGNHGEDVKEYYFYLDSTPTHSYMKWLYKYPQAAFPYWQLIQENRNRSRAEPEFELLDTGIFNENRYFDVTVEYAKAAADDLHVRISVVNRGPDPAPIHVLPVLWFRNTWTWKPNVEKPQLYRIDPVGTTSVVEVNHPYYGKRWLYCEDSPELLFTENDTNVQRLYNAQNPTPYVKDGINEYVVNHNTGAVNPAQFGTKVSPHYKMVIQPGETKTISLRLTDHQVNRYPLGAEHDHVLAARKQEADDFYSHLISPHLSVDAQNVQRQAFAGMLWSKQFFYYVIEEWLNGDQTQPKPPAERRKGRNKNWAHLYNEDIISMPDKWEYPWYAAWDLAFHCVPLAQIDPDFAKEQLILMLREWYMHPNGQLPAYEWAFDDVNPPVHAWAAWRVYKIEKRIRGVGDRRFLERVFQKLLLNFTWWINRKDAEGNNVFQGGFLGLDNIGVFDRSAVLPTGGHLEQSDATSWMGMYCLNMLAIALELAHDNMAYEDVASKFYEHFLYIANAMNHISNEDIELWSEKDGFFYDVLQLPDGRHFKLRVRSMVGLIPLFAAQSMEADWLKQLPGFHKRMDWFVKNRPELQRNISSVDEEGNIVQQLLSIVNASQLRRVLKVMLNEAEFLSEHGIRSVSRFHLTDPYVLQVGGQEYRVDYDPAESSTGLFGGNSNWRGPIWFPVNYLIIESIQKFHHFFGDDFKVEFPTGSGNQLNLWEVSVELSRRLTRIFLKDEKGRRPVYDMPEMEKFQTDPHWQNLILFYEYFHGDSGRGIGASHQTGWTGLVAKLLTQSGEGDQNK
- a CDS encoding tetratricopeptide repeat protein, which translates into the protein MAPSVTAATQKPTKTASPIQRPTPEAPTPREQRMRSYLLYLQARDYEAQGDYPKAINAYKEIIQLDPQAAAPHISLSEIYFQNRNLKDAETEARQAVSLEPENPAGRRLLGNILAVQSLSGVLNKEKVNEAILQFQEVARLDKADPEVYRIMGRLYQATGDADKAIEHFQKLMGSGVAKGPDFELMARLYYEKGRYRDAAQVARQAYILSDQNLRLGALLAQSLLRSGQTTEALEVYQQILTDNPNQPELLLDYAETLMLAGKYPEALQGAQKILEMDPTNVQALSILAQTQRRSGRREEAVKVLEQALKGQDVTESLQLQFELAETLIELGRVEDGVKAYQRALNALLNPDGTVGERDKRNAGVILRRIAMAYRDADQRAKAVETFAYMRKVLGDKDTLPDAMEIDLLRSEGNHAEALKIARDAQKRFPTDRQFKYLEAFSLSKLGEVDKAVELLEKLLGSNAEDADVYQTLGSLLMEVGRLEEAEKSARRALQFDQKNTESLVLLSSIQDRRKMYKESEETLRQVLAIDPDNPTALNNLGYFLTERGEKLDEALLLIQRAVNIDPTNSSFLDSLGWLYFKRNQYDQARQYIEQAIGYDGRSATQHDHLGDVYEKLGKLDLAREMWKKAVDMATDPAEIERIKTKLNASQASQKSPNK
- a CDS encoding M20/M25/M40 family metallo-hydrolase gives rise to the protein MINRERMLNHVLELIQIDSHSREEHDVAMKLKADCEALGGTVYIDHAGEKVGGNTGNVIVHFKGTNPNAPPFFLSSHMDTVVPGKGVKPIREGNIIRTDGTTVLGGDDKTGCSIIVECIRTLQEQNIPYSDLQIVFTICEEVGLLGAKNCEIDRVSAKFGLVLDSDDPGHLITKAPSSNRMRFTIYGLEAHAGVCPEKGISAIKIASEAIAEMKVGRIDHETTSNIGTINGGVAVNVVPNRVDLYCEARSHNDDKLETQTAHMVECLERAVSHHEVTSDGHTVKARLEKHIERDYHRMDLADDSMIVKLVKQAAHNLGHDCEPLPTGGGCDANIFNRKGIECANLGTGMHNIHTVKEYMSIDDFYQSADIVFEVLKLHGQNN